In Miscanthus floridulus cultivar M001 chromosome 5, ASM1932011v1, whole genome shotgun sequence, one genomic interval encodes:
- the LOC136455133 gene encoding aspartic proteinase nepenthesin-1-like — MGSIQYEQTSTYYSVNLESISIGVATTARTGSSGIIFDSGTTLTFLAEPAYTLAKAAVLSQTANLTMAPSRDGYEVCFQMSGAVFPSMVLHFDDGDMDLPTKNYFGAVDDTVNSWIVQKSPSLSIVGNIMQMNYHIRYDEVDANER, encoded by the coding sequence ACATCCACCTACTACAGCGTGAACCTGGAGAGCATCTCAATCGGCGTTGCGACGACGGCCAGAACCGGAAGCAGCGGCATCATCTTCGACTCCGGCACCACGCTGACGTTCCTCGCGGAGCCAGCGTACACGCTGGCCAAGGCGGCGGTCCTGTCGCAGACGGCGAACCTCACCATGGCCCCCAGCAGGGACGGGTACGAGGTCTGCTTCCAGATGTCCGGCGCCGTCTTCCCGTCCATGGTGTTGCACTTCGACGACGGCGACATGGATCTGCCGACGAAGAACTACTTTGGGGCGGTGGACGACACCGTCAACTCCTGGATCGTGCAGAAGTCGCCGAGCCTGTCCATTGTCGGAAACATCATGCAAATGAACTATCATATCCGGTACGATGAAGTCGATGCAAATGAGCGTTGA